A portion of the Phycodurus eques isolate BA_2022a chromosome 3, UOR_Pequ_1.1, whole genome shotgun sequence genome contains these proteins:
- the LOC133400213 gene encoding zinc finger protein 12-like isoform X1 gives MLKELVRERLIAAADEIFGLFERTIASYEEQLGRAREETERHRRQLESVGVTRIVVHVKDLQQQSGGSSLEQEHPQPLHLKEEAEHPQPLHLKEDVKDPQYVRIKEEEEKAEVTEFPLTCVSVGSKNYEDEPCEPSELHRHSLSGDQCGRPPPENLLAPLSDGDATEESLRRNDDYEGDIGQSQCSEMETTPGRKETSQTCNRRFSCPACGKTFVSNSALIIHTRIHTGEKPFGCSVCGKGFTCKVGFVTHMRTHSGEKPFSCPLCHKKFSRKDHMGTHLKTHTREKPFCSVCGRKFPHKSSLNMHMCAHDTERKKVLLQ, from the exons ATGTTGAAAGAGTTGGTAAGGGAGCGACTCATTGCGGCCGCCGACGAAATCTTCGGACTGTTTGAAAGAACGATCGCGTCGTACGAGGAGCAACTTGGTCGAGCGAGAGAGGAGACCGAGCGACACCGACGACAACTGGAATCTGTTGGCGTGACTCGAATTGTGGTACACGTGAAAG ACCTCCAGCAGCAGTCGGGGGGCTCCAGTTTGGAGCAGGAGCATCCACAACCCCTCCACCTTAAAGAGGAAGCGGAGCATCCACAACCCCTCCACCTTAAAGAGGATGTGAAGGATCCACAGTATGTTCGCatcaaggaggaagaggagaaggctGAGGTCACTGAGTTCCCACTGACCTGTGTTTCTGTCGGCAGTAAAAACTATGAAGACGAACCATGTGAGCCCTCGGAACTTCATCGTCACAGTCTAAGTGGAGATCAATGTGGAAGACCACCACCAGAAAACCTTTTAGCTCCACTGTCTGACGGTGACGCCACTGAAGAATCATTGAGGCGCAACGACGACTATGAAGGTGACATCGGACAATCGCAATGCTCTGAGATGGAGACGACTCCTGGCCGCAAGGAAACTTCACAGACATGTAATCGACGTTTTAGCTGCCCAGCTTGTGGTAAAACATTTGTTAGCAATTCAGCACTGATTATACACACAAGAAttcacacaggagaaaaaccctttggttgctcagtttgtggtaaaggtTTCACTTGCAAAGTAGGATTTGTaacacacatgagaacacacagtggagaaaaaccttttagttGTCCCCTTTGTCATAAAAAATTTTCTCGAAAGGATCATATGGGAACGCACTTGAAAACACATACAAGAGAAAAACCCTTTTGTTCCGTTTGTGGTAGAAAGTTTCCTCATAAGTCCAGTTTGAATATGCACATGTGTGCGCACGACacggagagaaaaaaagttttattacaGTAG
- the LOC133400214 gene encoding zinc finger protein 624-like — protein sequence MLKKLVRDRLIAVADEIFGLFAGTITSYEEQLCRAREESERHRRQLETVCKTQIIIRVEDLQQQSGGSSLEQEHPQPLHLKEEEEHPQPLYIKEDVKDPQRLHVKEEEEQDDVREFPQTRVSAESKDNKDDSLELSKLHHHSPSGDQCEGPPPPKNILAPLSDSNHTEEPLRSSEDCEGDVKQSQCSEKETIPGRKETSQTCERFTCSVCGKSFVSNSVLIVHVRRHTGEKPFGCSVCGKRFIQRASFVLHMRTHTGEKPFRCSVCHKTFSRKDHMGTHMRTHTGEKPFSCSVCGVRFRHKSSLNVHMRLHSTERIK from the exons ATGTTGAAAAAGTTGGTAAGAGACAGACTCATCGCGGTCGCCGACGAAATCTTCGGACTGTTTGCAGGAACGATAACATCGTACGAGGAGCAACTTTGTCGAGCGAGAGAGGAGAGCGAGCGACACCGACGACAACTGGAAACAGTTTGCAAGACTCAAATTATCATACGCGTCGAAG ACCTCCAGCAGCAGTCGGGGGGCTCCAGTTTGGAGCAGGAGCATCCACAACCCCTCCAccttaaagaggaagaggagcatcCACAACCCCTctacattaaagaggatgtgaAGGATCCACAGCGCCTCCATgttaaggaggaagaggagcaggaCGACGTCAGAGAGTTTCCACAGACCCGTGTTTCTGCGGAAAGTAAAGACAACAAAGATGATTCACTTGAGCTGTCAAAACTTCATCATCACAGTCCAAGTGGAGATCAATGTGaaggaccaccaccaccaaaaaatattttagctcCACTGTCTGACAGTAACCACACTGAAGAACCTTTGAGGAGTAGCGAAGACTGTGAAGGTGACGTTAAACAATCGCAATGCTCTGAAAAGGAGACAATTCCTGGCCGCAAGGAAACTTCGCAGACATGTGAACGTtttacctgctcagtttgtggcaaaaGTTTTGTTAGCAATTCAGTATTGATTGTCCACGTAAGAagacacacgggagaaaaaccttttggttgctcagtttgcggtaaaaGATTCATTCAAAGGGCAAGCTTTGTATTACATatgagaacgcacactggagaaaaaccctttcgTTGTTCTGTTTGTCATAAAACCTTTTCTCGCAAGGATCATATGGGaacacacatgagaacacacacgggaga
- the LOC133400213 gene encoding zinc finger protein 12-like isoform X2 — MLKELVRERLIAAADEIFGLFERTIASYEEQLGRAREETERHRRQLESVGVTRIVVHVKDLQQQSGGSSLEQEHPQPLHLKEEAEHPQPLHLKEDVKDPHKNYEDEPCEPSELHRHSLSGDQCGRPPPENLLAPLSDGDATEESLRRNDDYEGDIGQSQCSEMETTPGRKETSQTCNRRFSCPACGKTFVSNSALIIHTRIHTGEKPFGCSVCGKGFTCKVGFVTHMRTHSGEKPFSCPLCHKKFSRKDHMGTHLKTHTREKPFCSVCGRKFPHKSSLNMHMCAHDTERKKVLLQ, encoded by the exons ATGTTGAAAGAGTTGGTAAGGGAGCGACTCATTGCGGCCGCCGACGAAATCTTCGGACTGTTTGAAAGAACGATCGCGTCGTACGAGGAGCAACTTGGTCGAGCGAGAGAGGAGACCGAGCGACACCGACGACAACTGGAATCTGTTGGCGTGACTCGAATTGTGGTACACGTGAAAG ACCTCCAGCAGCAGTCGGGGGGCTCCAGTTTGGAGCAGGAGCATCCACAACCCCTCCACCTTAAAGAGGAAGCGGAGCATCCACAACCCCTCCACCTTAAAGAGGATGTGAAGGATCCACA TAAAAACTATGAAGACGAACCATGTGAGCCCTCGGAACTTCATCGTCACAGTCTAAGTGGAGATCAATGTGGAAGACCACCACCAGAAAACCTTTTAGCTCCACTGTCTGACGGTGACGCCACTGAAGAATCATTGAGGCGCAACGACGACTATGAAGGTGACATCGGACAATCGCAATGCTCTGAGATGGAGACGACTCCTGGCCGCAAGGAAACTTCACAGACATGTAATCGACGTTTTAGCTGCCCAGCTTGTGGTAAAACATTTGTTAGCAATTCAGCACTGATTATACACACAAGAAttcacacaggagaaaaaccctttggttgctcagtttgtggtaaaggtTTCACTTGCAAAGTAGGATTTGTaacacacatgagaacacacagtggagaaaaaccttttagttGTCCCCTTTGTCATAAAAAATTTTCTCGAAAGGATCATATGGGAACGCACTTGAAAACACATACAAGAGAAAAACCCTTTTGTTCCGTTTGTGGTAGAAAGTTTCCTCATAAGTCCAGTTTGAATATGCACATGTGTGCGCACGACacggagagaaaaaaagttttattacaGTAG